A section of the Streptomyces xinghaiensis S187 genome encodes:
- a CDS encoding D-alanyl-D-alanine carboxypeptidase family protein, with translation MTAGAVLAVPAVATPAQAAPSGPPAPSVSAKGAFLLNQADGSRIYGKYADTKRQMASTTKIMTVRVVLSQTGLDLDRKVTVQQAYRDYVAREGASTADLRTGDKVTVRQLLYATMLPSGCDAAYALADTFGSGTTRSARVKSFIGKMNKKADTLGMTNTEFDSFDGISTTGSNYTTPRDLAKLARSAMKYSTFRTVVKTRKTVRYAKTSTGGTRTYTWYNTNRLLGSYSGAVGIKTGTGTAAGPCLVFAATRGGKTLVGVVLNGSSRYTDAAKLLDHGFGSDTASRMTLRRLPSGAEQD, from the coding sequence GTGACCGCCGGTGCCGTGCTGGCCGTACCGGCCGTGGCCACGCCCGCGCAGGCCGCCCCGTCCGGGCCGCCCGCGCCCTCCGTCAGCGCCAAGGGCGCGTTCCTGCTGAACCAGGCGGACGGCTCCAGGATCTACGGCAAGTACGCCGACACCAAGCGGCAGATGGCCAGCACCACGAAGATCATGACGGTCCGCGTGGTGCTCAGCCAGACCGGTCTCGACCTGGACCGGAAGGTCACCGTCCAGCAGGCGTACCGCGACTACGTCGCCCGTGAGGGCGCCAGCACGGCCGACCTCAGAACGGGCGACAAGGTCACCGTCCGGCAGCTGCTCTACGCGACGATGCTGCCCTCCGGCTGCGACGCCGCGTACGCCCTCGCGGACACCTTCGGCAGCGGCACCACGCGCTCCGCGCGGGTGAAGTCGTTCATCGGGAAGATGAACAAGAAGGCCGACACCCTCGGTATGACCAACACCGAGTTCGACTCGTTCGACGGCATCTCGACGACCGGCAGCAACTACACCACCCCGCGTGACCTGGCGAAGCTGGCCCGCAGCGCGATGAAGTACTCGACGTTCCGCACCGTCGTGAAGACGCGGAAGACCGTGCGCTACGCCAAGACGAGCACCGGCGGCACCCGCACCTACACCTGGTACAACACCAACCGGCTGCTCGGCTCCTACTCCGGCGCCGTCGGCATCAAGACCGGCACCGGGACCGCCGCGGGCCCGTGCCTCGTGTTCGCCGCGACCCGCGGCGGCAAGACCCTGGTCGGGGTCGTCCTGAACGGCAGCAGCCGCTACACCGATGCCGCGAAGCTCCTGGACCACGGCTTCGGCAGCGACACCGCCTCCAGGATGACACTGCGCCGGCTGCCCTCGGGCGCGGAGCAGGACTGA
- a CDS encoding DUF3048 domain-containing protein, whose protein sequence is MARTATRRTVLLTAALSLLAAACQTEDGDGDGDGRSPFTGERGAGEKVLAVKIDNVRAARPHTGLDKADIVYIEQVEAGLTRILAILASELPESLGPVRSARESDLELLRQFGTPALAYSGVQSKLRPLVEAAPLIPLPPGELTDGYVRDPSRSAPHNLYLRPDRAVRAASGASAPRDIGFRFGPAPSGGRETGEHTVRFPAASFTFDWSAQEKRWLVSMDGSPARTNGSDRLGAATVVVQYVTVRPSDYGDRSGSITPYTETVGSGRALVLRDGREYEAEWSRPSANAGTTFTDTEGRRLPFARGPVWVALAPVD, encoded by the coding sequence ATGGCCAGGACGGCGACGCGACGGACCGTACTGCTGACAGCGGCGCTGTCGCTGCTGGCAGCGGCCTGCCAGACGGAGGACGGTGACGGGGACGGCGACGGACGTTCGCCCTTCACCGGCGAACGGGGCGCGGGTGAGAAGGTCCTCGCCGTCAAGATCGACAACGTGCGGGCGGCCAGGCCCCACACGGGCCTGGACAAGGCCGACATCGTCTACATCGAGCAAGTCGAGGCCGGGCTCACCCGGATACTGGCGATCCTCGCCTCCGAGCTGCCCGAATCCCTCGGTCCGGTGCGCAGCGCCCGCGAGTCGGACCTCGAACTGCTGCGCCAGTTCGGCACCCCCGCACTTGCGTACTCCGGTGTGCAGAGCAAGCTGCGCCCCCTGGTGGAGGCCGCCCCGCTGATCCCCCTCCCGCCGGGCGAACTCACCGACGGGTACGTCCGCGACCCGAGCCGCTCCGCGCCCCACAACCTCTACCTCCGCCCCGACCGCGCCGTGCGCGCCGCCTCCGGGGCCTCGGCGCCGCGCGACATCGGCTTCCGCTTCGGCCCGGCACCGAGCGGCGGCCGCGAGACCGGGGAGCACACCGTCCGCTTCCCGGCCGCGAGCTTCACCTTCGACTGGTCCGCCCAGGAGAAGCGCTGGCTGGTCTCCATGGACGGGTCACCGGCCCGCACGAACGGCAGCGACCGGCTGGGCGCGGCCACCGTCGTCGTCCAGTACGTGACGGTCCGCCCCTCCGACTACGGCGACCGCTCGGGCAGCATCACCCCCTACACGGAGACCGTGGGCTCCGGCCGCGCCCTGGTCCTGCGCGACGGCCGGGAGTACGAGGCCGAGTGGAGCCGCCCCTCGGCGAACGCCGGCACCACCTTCACCGACACCGAGGGCCGCCGCCTCCCCTTCGCCCGCGGCCCGGTCTGGGTGGCCCTCGCCCCGGTGGACTGA